One Paralysiella testudinis genomic window, CAGGCAGCCCCGGCATTCCAACCCCTTAATTTGAGAAAACCATGCTCAGCGTTTACAACACCCTCACCCGCCGCAAAGAAGTATTCGAGCCGATCAATCCGCAAAACGTGCGCATGTATGTGTGCGGCATGACGGTATACGACTACTGCCATCTCGGCCATGCACGGGTGATGGTGGTGTTTGATATGGTGGCGCGCTGGCTGCGGGCACTGGACTACCCGCTCACCTATGTGCGCAACATCACCGACATCGACGACAAAATCATCGCCCGTGCCGCCGAGCGCGGCATTTCCATTGGCGAGCTCACCGAATTTTTTATCGACGCCATGAACCAAGACGCCGCCGCACTGGGCGTTATCCCGCCCGATGTCGAGCCCAAAGCCACCGCCCATGTGGCGCAAATGATTACCATGATTGAGCGCATCATTGCCAACGGCAAAGCCTATGCCGCTGCCAACGGCGATGTGTATTACGCCGTGCGCGAATTCGCCCCCTACGGCCAATTGTCGGGCAAAAGCTTGGATGATTTGCGTGCGGGCGAGCGCGTCGAAGTAGACAGCTTTAAGCGCGACCCCTTGGATTTTGTGCTGTGGAAAGCCGCCAAAGCGGGCGAACCGGCATGGGAAAGCCCGTGGGGCCAAGGCCGCCCCGGCTGGCACATCGAATGCTCGGCCATGAGCGAAGAATTGTTTGGCGACACCTTTGATATTCACGGCGGCGGTGCCGACTTGCAATTTCCGCACCACGAAAACGAAATCGCCCAAAGCTGCGGCGCACACCAACACCACTGCGGCCACAGCCATCAGCATAGCGGCCACGCGGCGCAAAGCCACGTTAAATATTGGCTGCACAACGGCTTTATCCGCGTAGACAACGAAAAAATGTCCAAATCGCTGGGCAATTTCTTTACCATCCGCGAAGTGTTGCAGCAATACGACGCCGAAGTGGTGCGCTTTTTTATCCTACGCGCCCACTACCGCAGCCCGCTGAACTATTCCGACGCCCATCTGGACGACGCCAAAGGTGCCCTCACCCGCCTTTACACCGCGCTCAAAAACACCCCGGCAGCCGAATTTGCCTTAAGCGAAAACGCCAACGATTACACCCGCCGCTTTTTTGCCGCCATGAACAACGACTTCGGCACCGTAGAAGCCGTGGCGGTGCTGTTTGAGCTGGCCAACGAGATCAACAAAAGCCACGATGCTGCATTAGCAGGCTGCCTGAAAGCCCTAGGCAGCTTGCTGGGCTTGCTGCAACGTGAGCCGGATGCCTTTTTGCAAGGCAGCAGCGATGCCAACGGCTTAGACAACAACGCCATCGACGCCCTAATCGCCCAACGCCAAGCCGCACGGGCGGCGAAAAACTGGGCCGAATCCGACCGCATCCGCGACGAATTGGCCGCCGCTGGGATTGTGTTGGAAGACGGCGCGGGCGGCACTGGTTGGCGGCGTGGCTAACAGCCATCCCCAAAGTACGGCACTTGATTTTTAAACACAAAAAGCGCATAATACGCGGCTTGGGTTTTAAACTCGACACCAAAGAAGTACAGGCAAAACCCCTGTGCCCGCCGACCTAAAGGATTAACCATGAAAACCGATATTCATCCGAACTACCACGACGTTAACGTAACCTGCTCTTGCGGCAACACGTTCACCACTCAGTCTGCCATGGCCAAAGACAGCTTCAACATCGAAGTTTGCTCAGAATGCCATCCGTTTTACACCGGCAAGCAAAAAATCGTTGACTCTGCCGGCCGCGTAGACAAATTCAACCAAAAATTCGGCAATATGTTCAAACGCTAAGTTTGGCGATTGGCAAAAAAGACTGTCTTTCAGGCAGTCTTTTTTTGGTTTCAGGCAGCCGTAAACCAATTCGAAAAAATAAGATAATACCAATTCTATAAAATAAGATAACAAGGCGGCGAGCTGAAGGCAGTACAAGTAGTACGGCAAGGCGAGCCAACGCAGTTAGGTTATTTTATAGAATTGGTATAACAAGGCGACAAGCCGAAGACAGTACACCTAGTACGGCTAGGCGAGCCAACGTAGTTAGGTTATTTTTTCGAATTGGTATTTATCATTCAGGCAGCCTCTAGGCTTAATTTTGTAAAGAGAAAACCATGTCTTCCGTACCCATCCAATCCATCGGCACGCCGCTGTTTTACGGCGTGTTTTTCAGTGTGGTATTGCTGCTGATTGCCATCGACATGCTCACGCTGAAAAAAAGCGGCGCCCATAAAGTGAGCACCAAAGAAGCACTGGCCTGGAGCGTGGTGTGGGTGCTGGTGTCGCTGCTGTTTGCCTTGTGGCTTTATTTTCAGCTGGCGGGCAACCCGGCTTACGGCCCGGCAGTGGCCAACGAAAAAACCCTGGCTTTTCTTACCGGCTATGTGCTGGAAAAGGCGCTGGCGGTAGACAATATCTTTGTATTTGTGATGATTTTTGCCTACTTCAAAATCCCGCCGCAATACCAACACCGCGTGCTGCTGTATGGCGTGCTCGGCGCCATTGTGTTGCGGATGATTATGGTGTTTTTGGGTGCGGTGCTGGTACGTGAATTTGCGTGGATTTTGTATGTATTCGGCGCATTTTTGGTGTATACCGGCCTGAAAATGCTCAAACCGCAAGCGGAAGAAGCAGAAGATTTTGGCGATAATCCGATTTTACGCTGGCTGAAAAAGCACATCCGCATCAGCAAAAATCTGGACGGCGAGCGCTTTTTCACCATCGAAAACGGCAAACGCGTGGCCACGCCGCTGCTGCTGGTGCTGATTATGGTGGAATTAAGCGATGTGATTTTTGCGGTCGACAGCATTCCGGCCATTTTTGCGGTGACCACCGATCCGTTTATCGTGCTCACCTCCAATCTGTTTGCGGTGCTGGGCTTGCGGGCGATGTATTTTCTGCTCGCCAATATCATCGACCGCTTTGTATACCTGAAATACGGCTTGGCCTTTGTGCTCACCTTTATCGGCATCAAAATGCTGATTGTGGAGTGGTACCATATCCCGGTGGCGGTATCGCTGGCAGTGGTATTTTCGGCCTTGCTGTTGTCGGTATTGGTGTCGTGGCTGCATATGCGCCGTTTGCATTCATAACCGCCACGGCAACCAGAAGCCCGTAGGTCGATTCTTGAATCCGACACTTGTGTGCAGAACAAAGCACTCGCATCACTTTAGCCAAACGTCGGATTCAAGAATCCGACCTTGTATCTCTCAAGCGGTGAGTAAAACGCGTATTATTCCCGCCCCGTATGGCAGCAAACTGTATCCGACCCAAGTGCCCGACACTGAAATGTAGATAACACTGCCATACACCTCATCCTACAATCTGAATGGTATCCAGTGCGCGGCAGCGCCCGCAAGACACTGCATAAATAAGGATAGATTATGATGAACTTCCAAGTATTGGGCATCGACATCAGCAAAAACAAATTAGATTGTGCTCTTATCCGCGACATTGGCAGCAGTAAAATCAAAACCAAAGCATTGCCAAACCACCTCCAAGGCTTTAACCAACTGACAGAATGGCTGTATAAAAACATCGGTGAAGACTTAAGCCTACTCAAAATTTTCATGGAAGCCACCGGCGTTTACCACGAAGCATTGGCAGAGTACCTGCATAACAAAGGCATCGCCGTTTATCTGCTTAATCCTGCCGACAGTGCCCATTATGCCAAATACGACAGCTTGCACAAAACCGATAAGGCTGATAGCCAGTCACTGGCCAGAGCCGGTATTGACCGCCTCATGCACCACAAAGTACGCCAATGGCAGCCTGCTGCACCCCACATCAAGCGGCTCAACGCACTACTAGCCCGTCTAGATGCGCTGCAAAGCGATCTGCAGCGTGAAGACAACCGCATGGAGAAAGCCGGATTCAGCGCTGTTCCCGAAGCGGTCAGCCAGTCCATCAGCACCATGCAGACCAATTTGAAGCAGCAGATTAGCACCATCACACAGGAAATCGAACAACATATTGACCGGCATCCTGATTTGAAAAAGACCGTGCTTTACTGCGCAGCATACCCGGTGTAGGTGAAGTGGTTTCATTGCGCATGGTTGCGCTCTATCATAGCAAACATTTTACCTCCGCCTCGCAAATGGCTGCCTATTTGGGATTGGTGCCGAAAAACGGGAATCCGGCAAACACAAAGGCAAAGCCATGCTTTCCAAGCGGGGCAGTTCGGTCATACGAGCTAAGTTGTATATGGCTGCGGTGGTTGCAAAAACGTGGAATCCGGATATTAACGCGCATTACCGCAGACTGAAAGCCAGAAACAAAACGGAAATGCAGACCATCGGCGCAGCGATGCGCCGCTTGGTACAGATTTGCTTTGGTGTGTTGAAGCACCAATGCGAATATCAGGCCAAAATAACCATTGCGGCTTGATGCGAGAGATGGTATCTACGTGCCTACGCAAATGGTAGTGCCAAACGGCTCTTATCTTTAAAGTTATTTTTTAGGGTTGGTATAATCGCGTTTGTGCACAGTTTCAGGCAGCCTGAATACATAGTCCTCCCTGAAGAATCCCCACCCTCATGATTTAATTAAACAAACGCTCAAAATCCACTATAATCAACTGCAAGAAACCCCCAATCTACCCCAAAAACCTTGCAGTTATGAAGCCCAAACACACGGACAACCACCCCGACCTATTCCAATTACAGCTGTCCCAAATC contains:
- the rpmE gene encoding 50S ribosomal protein L31, with the protein product MKTDIHPNYHDVNVTCSCGNTFTTQSAMAKDSFNIEVCSECHPFYTGKQKIVDSAGRVDKFNQKFGNMFKR
- the cysS gene encoding cysteine--tRNA ligase, translating into MLSVYNTLTRRKEVFEPINPQNVRMYVCGMTVYDYCHLGHARVMVVFDMVARWLRALDYPLTYVRNITDIDDKIIARAAERGISIGELTEFFIDAMNQDAAALGVIPPDVEPKATAHVAQMITMIERIIANGKAYAAANGDVYYAVREFAPYGQLSGKSLDDLRAGERVEVDSFKRDPLDFVLWKAAKAGEPAWESPWGQGRPGWHIECSAMSEELFGDTFDIHGGGADLQFPHHENEIAQSCGAHQHHCGHSHQHSGHAAQSHVKYWLHNGFIRVDNEKMSKSLGNFFTIREVLQQYDAEVVRFFILRAHYRSPLNYSDAHLDDAKGALTRLYTALKNTPAAEFALSENANDYTRRFFAAMNNDFGTVEAVAVLFELANEINKSHDAALAGCLKALGSLLGLLQREPDAFLQGSSDANGLDNNAIDALIAQRQAARAAKNWAESDRIRDELAAAGIVLEDGAGGTGWRRG
- a CDS encoding TerC family protein — encoded protein: MSSVPIQSIGTPLFYGVFFSVVLLLIAIDMLTLKKSGAHKVSTKEALAWSVVWVLVSLLFALWLYFQLAGNPAYGPAVANEKTLAFLTGYVLEKALAVDNIFVFVMIFAYFKIPPQYQHRVLLYGVLGAIVLRMIMVFLGAVLVREFAWILYVFGAFLVYTGLKMLKPQAEEAEDFGDNPILRWLKKHIRISKNLDGERFFTIENGKRVATPLLLVLIMVELSDVIFAVDSIPAIFAVTTDPFIVLTSNLFAVLGLRAMYFLLANIIDRFVYLKYGLAFVLTFIGIKMLIVEWYHIPVAVSLAVVFSALLLSVLVSWLHMRRLHS
- a CDS encoding IS110 family transposase gives rise to the protein MMNFQVLGIDISKNKLDCALIRDIGSSKIKTKALPNHLQGFNQLTEWLYKNIGEDLSLLKIFMEATGVYHEALAEYLHNKGIAVYLLNPADSAHYAKYDSLHKTDKADSQSLARAGIDRLMHHKVRQWQPAAPHIKRLNALLARLDALQSDLQREDNRMEKAGFSAVPEAVSQSISTMQTNLKQQISTITQEIEQHIDRHPDLKKTVLYCAAYPV